The genomic stretch ACTAATTCTCTAAATTGACTTGTATGTCTTATGTCTAGTTCTAATAAAGTTTCCAATATATTCCATGTAGTTCTCATAACATCTTCTAACATCTCCTTAGGCATATGTTTTATAATTTGAGGATCTTGCAACCACTGATCAAAAGCTTTAACTGTTCTCATGATATGCTGAAAAGCAACTCTAGTCGCTAGGATTAAATCTAATCTATCTGTATCTCCAGCTTCATATTTTTTCTCCAACTCTTTTAACGTCTCTAACAAATTTTTCTGCATCTTAATCCATTCGTCAAGATTAGATAGATATCCACTTTCCAATAGTTACACCAGATAATATTATCTTAATTCAAACTAATAAAGATATGTCAACTTTGTTCAGACTTTAAGTTGAAAGGAACTCCTTCTTCCAGGATCTCTTTAGGAATGTTATTCTTATACTTCTTCATAAAACTCAAGTCTTCATCTTTTCTTCTTAATTTATCTGGTAACATCCTAGGAATCTCATCAATAATTGGATACCATCTTTTACAATTTGGGCAGTATAATAAACCGTCAACAATCTCATACTTAATACATTCTTCACAAGGAGTAGGTTCTTTCATATCTTTTATAAATTGATTCTTATAACTACAATAAAGTTCACATAATGGTTTCTTTTCATCTCCTATACTTCGTTCTACTGTTCTTGTTGAAAAAACGTAATACTTTAACGGAAAATGCTTACATATAGGGCACGCTAAAAGATCGAGCAACCTGTATTTCATTTGCCCTCTACAATCTTTTTTAATTCATTAACTAAATTATTTGCTACGTTTTCATCTTTAGCTTCAGCCATTATTCTTATTATAGGTTCAGTTCCACTTTTCCTTACAAGAAACCAAAAATCTTTACCTATGATTTTGACTCCGTCTATAGTTATTGCTTTAACAGTAGAAGCAGAATATACTTCTAATATTTTCTTATAAATTCCCTCAACTACCATCCCTGGCTTTAGGTCAACCTTAGTTTTTACAAGATAATATTTAGGAAGTCTATCAAATAACTCTGCTGACGAAACGTTTTCATTAGCTATCAATTCTAACATTAAAGCAAAACTCATTGCACCATCCCTTACATACTGATGAGGAGGATACATAAATCCACCATTTTCCTCAAACCCAGCTAACGCATTTTCATCCGCTACCTTATGCGCTATATCAACACTTCCTACTTTTGTCCATTCAACTTGAATATTGTATTTACTTAAATATTCCTCTACTAAACTTGAACTTGAAACGGCAGTAACAATCTTCTTTATAACTCTAGGATTTTTAACAGATGCCCAATATGATAATAAAGTACCACTCCTATCACCCCATTGTACTCTTCCTTCAGAATCAATAAAAATAGCTCTGTCAGCATCGCCATCATGTGCTACACCTAAGTCCACTTTTAAGGTCTTTACAACTTCTGCAGTTTCTTTCAAGCTATCAAAAGTAGGCTCTGGTTGTCTAGCTGAAAATAAAGGATCAAGATTTCCATTAATCGTGTAAATCTTACAGCCTAAAGCTCTAGCAACTAATGGGGTAGATAAAGCACCTACACTATTAGCTGGATCAATTAATACCTTATAGTTTTTCTTTTTAATTTTCTCTACATCTACATGACTTAGAATTCCGTTTACATAGGTAGAAATAACTCTATCTTCCCTCTTAACTTCTATCGTTAGAGAACTCCATTCTACGGTATTAAATCTTTCAGTAAAAAATAAGTCCTCAATTTGATTTTCTTTCTCTCTTCTTATTTCAATACCATCTTTATCAACAACTTTTATTCCATTATATGGTGCGGGGTTATGACTAGCGGTTATTATAATACCACCGTCATATCCTAAAGTTTTCACAGCATATTGCAACGCAGGTGTAGGAGCCATACCACCATCATAAACCTCAGCACCTACGCTTAGTAAACCTCCTTCAACAATTTTAAGTAACATATCTCCTCCAGCTCTTACATCCCTGCCTACAAGAATTTTACTATTCTTTCCAAAAAATGTCCCTATGGCTTTAGAAAGCTTTAATACTAATTCTGGAGTTAACTCTTTATTAACTACCCCTCTTACTCCATCAGTACCAAAAAGCTTACCCATATATTAAGATTGTCTAACTCGATTTTAATTTCTTTAGTAGTTCTAAAGCTTCCAAACCTCTCTTATCCACAACAAATTTGATATTTCTAATACTCTGATCTTGTTTATTTTCCTTTATTTTCTTTAAAGAATATAATATTTTTTCTATTTCCTTTTCCATCTCATTTACATTTTTATTTGCCTTTTTAGCTCTGCTTACCTCACTTTTTATTTGATTATGAATCTCTGTTATAAGTAAATTTAAATCTTTTATTAATTCTTTTTTACTTCCATATTTTTTCTTTCTAATCTGAGAAACAAGCTTTTCGAGTTCCATATAGATAAAAAAATATAATGGATTTTAAAACTAATTTAGCTATAATATGCAGAAAGCCTTTTATGGAGATAATAAATAGTAAGACCCGTAGCTAGGTTTTTCTATCAGATGAGATTCTTAGTTAGAGATAGTCGCTTTGGGAATTAACACTTACTGACCTATTTAATGTGTATAATTGCCATAAAGGCACATTAAGTTAACAAATTTTATCTTAATGACCAAACTATAGAAAGATAGTAGAAAATCAATCTTTTTAAAACTCATTATCAATGTAAATAAATTAGATGATCAGCACAAGAAATAACTTTCTTTAGTGTCAGAGTAAACTATAAATCAATCGATTAACTTACTATATCATTATCGATCTCTATATAATGAAGAAATACTATTAACGTATATAATATGTTGGCAAAAACATAATAGCTAGAAAAGCATTTTAGAATATCTGATGGAAAACGCTATAATTATAGTAGTAGGAGCTGATAAACCTGGAATCGTAGCTGGAATAGCGTCAAAACTAGCTGAAAATAACGCAAATATAATCGACATCTCGCAAACTGTTATAAGGGGAATTTTTGCCATGATCATGGTGGTTGATATTTCTAGATGTAAAGTACCATTAGATGAATTAAGAAAACAACTACAAGAGAAAGGTAAAGAGCTAGGGGTTGAAGTACACACATATCACGAAAAAGTATTTAGATACATGGAGAGGATATAAATGAAGTATAGTGCTGAAGAAATAATCGAAGTATATCAAATGCTTAACGAAGAAGATCTAGATATTCGTTCAGTAACTCTAAGTATTAACACACTCTTTGCAGTATCAGCTGATTTAGATAAATCATTAAAGAAGTTAGAAGAGATTAATAATTTTATAGAGAAATTTTCAAAAGTTGTGGATGAAGTAGGGAGTAAATACGGAATCAGAATTGTTACTAAAAGAGTATCTGTGTCTCCAATTCAATTCTTCCTAGAAGTACTAGATGAAAAAGACGGAATAGAACTAGCTAAATATCTTGATAGAATGGCTGAAAGAAATAATATCGATTATATAAGTGGTTATTCAGCTTTTGCAGATAAAGGATTTACGAGAGGATCTTTAAGAGTTCTTAAAACCTTAACAGAATCACTAAACAATACTAAAAGATTAACCGGAATGGTCAACGCTGCCTCTACGATGTCGGGAATGAATATTGATGCAATAAAAATTTTTGTAGACAGAATATTTGAAATGCCACCAGAGTCCTCATCAAGGACAGCTATAATGTCTAACGTTCCTCCAGATTCGCCTTTTGTCCCTTCAGCTCACCACGGTCTAGGAATGCCAGAAGCTACAATAAATGTAGCTGTAAGCGGACCTGGAGTAATTAAAGCTTCTATTGAAAGAAGTAAACCTAAGACTTTACAAGAACTCCATGACATAATAAAGAGGGCAGCATTTAAGATAACTAGACTTGGTGAACTAATAGGAAAAACTGTAGCTGAAAGTATGGGAATAAATTTTACAACGGTTGATTTATCGTTGGCTCCCTCACCTAAAGTAGGAGATAGCGTTGCGGAGATAATAGAGACGATGGGGATAGAAAAGATAGGCGGACATGGTTCATTGGCTGCATTAGCCATTTTAATGGACGCTGTAAAGAAGGGAGGAGCTATGGCCACATCCTCAGTTGGTGGTCTCAGTAGTGCGTTTATCCCAGTAAGTGAAGATGCTGTAATGTCTGAGAGATCCTTAGAAGGATATGTAGATTTTTACACCCTTATAGCACTATCCTCTGTATGTAATAGTGGTATAGATATGGTAGGAGTAAGCAAGTCCCAAGGGAAGGATAAGGTAATAGGACTAATTTCAGATATCTTAGCATTAGGAATATCTTTAAACAAAATCCTTGGAGCTAGAATAATACCCATTGACTCACCACCAGGGAGCTATATAGATCTTGGAGGGCTTCTGGGTAAGATAGTGGTTATGAAGCTAAAGGATGTAGATGTATCAAAGTTTACTTCATATAAAGGTTTCATACCCAGTACTGTAAAAAGACTGGAATTAGGCTAATCTAAGTTTCTTTATTTTCAGGAATAATCATATGTATCATTGCTTTAAACTTTGTTACTCATCATAAGGAATTTTTATATTCTACTTTTAAACTTACAAATAAACACTAGCTTAAACACCTCAATTTAAAGTTTTCATAAAGAAAAGACACTTTATTTAGATACGGTTTTACAAGATACACTGAGTCCTAAAACACAGGATAGTCAGAGAGAATACTATGAGTTGTACAAAACAGAAAAAGATAAATGTTATAAGGAGTGCGGACATAGTGTCGTCATTAAGCTATTTATATTTCTATATTAAAATAAGGAGAACAATAACTATATCTTAGTATCTTCTCTTCCTAGAGATTAACCTCAATCAATGAAATTATATACAAATGACGACATTATCTACACACTCATGTTAACTTAAAAAGCGTTTTCTTATTTCATGTGAAACTTATACGGAAGAAAAGCATCTAGTAAGCCCTATATTTCTCTAATCAAAGATTAGAATAAACATAGAAGAAAGTAGAATACACTGAATAGAATGTAAACATATATATACTTGGAATTAGATAGAATGAGTATGGGATTTCCATTCTTTGGACAGCAGCCTTCATTTGGCTCAACACTATGTGGAAGTTCTGTAGGACTAGGTGGAAAGACAATAACAGTACCAGTTTCATATTCAATAAATATGCAATATGTGGGTGAGCAAGTAGTATCATACTTAAATGGAATGGGATTCCAAGTAAATCCTATGATAAGCCAAAATATGGTCGTTATACAAGCTAGGCATTTGAGCTTGCTTGGATTTTTAACTGATGCAAATAAGGCCTATACAATAAGGATATGTCAAGGACCAGGGATGGTGACTATTGAAACTGGTGTAGCAAATTGGATCCAGGATTTAATTCCATTAGCTATGAGTGGAGGATTTTCATTCTTTAGTGATGAAATTTTACATAATAAATTACTAACAATCTTAGGAATAGGTGGAACAGCCTTTGATGCATATCATGTTTATCAACAATATACTGGTGAGGATCAGTTACTTAATTACATTGCCCAGATAGTAGCGAATGCACCACCAGCACAGGGCGGTATGTTTGGTGGAGGATCATATGGAAATCCTAGCGGAGGGTTTGGTGGTGGTTATCAGCCACCATATTAAAATTCTATAAAGATATGCTAATAAAACCAATGTAAAAATTCTTTTTATTATAGTAAAGATAATGAAATTTCTTAGTGATAGACTTAGATTAACTAGTGTATTAAAAAGATTTAGTATGCAGTTAGTCTACTTGGCGAGTTTTATGTGTCTGTATTAATATACATCTAATATATATGACGAGTGTAGACATAGTGTCGTCATTAACCTATTTATATTTCTATACTAAAACAATGTATACAAGAACTATATCTTAGTATCTTCTCTTTATAGAGATTAGCTTAGTTATTTAATTTATATACAAATGACGACACTACGAGTATGTAGTTATCGTCCAGATCCTTCAGATATCCATAATTAATATAAAAATTCACGACCTTATCTAAAGATCCTACGTAACGGTCTCTTCTCTGATCGCCTTCATCCTTCTCTATGACGTAAACATAATACTTCCCATTAACCTCACGAATTCTGATATCACCAAATGTGTAATCTTTATTATCCATTCTCTTTTTATACTTTATCCTTGTTGCTAAGGCTATTTAAAGACTGTTAATTATTATATCTTATGTGAAACTGAAAGAAGGCGATAACAATTCACGGCTCTTCAAAAGACTTAATTCCAAGGAGCGAGATATTTTCTAAACTTATAGCCAACATTGTTAGTTAGTTTCTTTTATATATAGTGATAGTAAAATATGCTATAAAATTTAAATATTGCAATTAGAACTGTATTTGTTATATCAAATTTTCTAATGAAGTATAAACAACTCTATTTACAATAAGACCTATTATACCTATTAAAGAAAGTAGAGTAAAGCTTACCTCATAGTCATGAATAGAAAACAGATAAGCTGTAACTGAAGTAGAAAAGGCTCTTCCAAGTCCTTCTGCCATCCTAGTAAATCCCATTGCCATACCTATTTCTTTACTATGATATTTATATGATACTATATAAGAAATTGATAAAATTATTGGATTTAAAATAATTTCACCTAATGATATAAATATTATAAATAGTGTCAATCCAATTATATTTCCAAGATAGAAAATACTTAAATACGACATAGAAAAGACAAATGAACCTAAAACGTATAAATACTTCAAATGACTCAAGTTTAATTTCGCCATATATCTTCCTATGGGTTCTTGAAATAAAGCACTTAATAAACTATTTAAGGAAATAAAATAACCTATTAATAAACTAGGAATTTTAAGAATATTAGTAGAATAAACCGTAAAGCCAAAGAGTATTTGTGAAGCTACAAACGCAAATATGAATTGAACTAGAATAATCTCCATTAAATATTTAGATGGTTTAATAAAATACTCTCTATGTGAGCCATTATTAGTATTTTCTTTGATATTTAATTTATAAACTATAGGTATAGAAATTAAATTTCCTAAACTACCTAAAAGAAGAATAAAATTCCATCCAAGATAGTAATATAATAAACCACCTATTATAGGTCCGATGACCCAACCTAAATTTATCCCTGCTCTAAATCTAGAAAAAGATAATAAAAGATCTTTTACAGAGGGAGAACTCAAATTACCAGTAGCTGTAGAAGATGAAGTAATGTATAGCGAATTAAGAAATGCCTGAATACTTAATATTATTATTCCGCATACACCATTAGTTAAAAAGAAGCCTAAAAATAATACTATAGACGTTAAAAATAATGAGACTACAATAGTATTTTTTGTTCCTATACTGTCAGCTAGATAACCAGCTAAAATATAGGATATTACTAATATAGGATAACCAAGAGAATAATATATAATGACTAATAATGATGATAAGTGATAAAAATCATAAAGAGCTATACCAGTATAAGTCCATATTGCGGTTAATGATGAAAATCTTATAATATTTACAGAAAAAATAATTTTATCTTTCAGAAAAGTTCACCCAATGGATGATGTATGAATTTTCCAAAAAATATTTCGCAAAACTGTTTATATAATATAGTATGAAGAATAAACAGATGGAAATACATGTCTACTACACCACTTGGTGCTGCATAATTCAATTCCTTTCCACCATATGCTATATTTAGAGCCATCCATTTTTTAAATTCTAACTCTATTCTTTTTACTATATTATTATCTAGTTTACCAAAATGTGCTATTAATGGAAATCTTTGTTCCGGCACAAATTTAAACTCATCAATAGTATGAAGTAAATTTTCTGATATAGGTGATAGGTCTAATCTTTCAAGCATGAGTACTCGATCTAAAGTCTTATCATCCAACGATTCTAAAGCCTTTTTAGGTAATATAGTTATTTCATTAATATTGCTAGGATTTAAATTAAATCTTAATCTGAAACTATTATCATCATTATTTAATAATTTCTTTAATAAAACATTATCATATCTAGGTATTCCCCAAACACTTTTGCTAAATTTTTCGTATTCCTTTGTATGAAGAATAAGAAAGTGCCAATATAGATCCACAGCGCCACTTGCAGTAAATAACCTTTTAGGGAAAACAATCGTTAATGCTACAAATCGCCTAAATTCTTTTTCAATCTTTTCAGCTAATTCTCTATCCGCTTTCCCATAATAAATTTTTATAGGCCAAACTTGTTCTGGAGAAAATCTGCGTCCTTTCCATATGAAATTTGATGTAATATATGATAGATCATATGTGTCTAAAATTTCTAGCCTCTCTTTTACTTTATCTAATCTTTCTTCTGGAACATATTTACGTAATTTCTCATCATTAATAATACTCACAAAATCACCTCTAGAAAAAAATATTTCTCTAAAAATTATTCAAATGGATCTTTATACTCTTCTTCTGGATATTTCTTTTCGTCATAATCCACAAATGCACCGCTATACGAATCCCCACATGTCATTGGAGTTTCTGGCCATATGCTAGTATCAATATTTCCAAAAATCTTTATATATAGTTCCCTAGTCTCTTTATATGCATCCCTAGCTATTGATCTTGTTCTACTATTTGCCGGTATGTGTTCTATTATTTTATATTCTTCAGGCTTATCCATTTTTCCTCTAAATCTAAACTTTGCTAGAACGTTTTTTATAACTATCGTAATACATTAAAAGATTTTAATTAAGAGTGAATTGCATTTTATCCTTTAAACAATTTTCTTATCTTTATAGATGTTTTAGTAAATAGTTTTTAAAGATTTGATAATTCTCTAGGTTAGTTAAGCATTATGTAACGATTTAAAAATAAGAGCTGAAGAAAACTACGAAATAATCCTTAATTATTATCCTTCAATTTATTTACGTTAAATTTGTTTTAATGTCAAATAATATCTTTCACATTAGTTTAACTTTATAATTACACATTGTAAAAATCAATGCTTAAAAGTTATATAAAAATAAATTGGCATAGTTTAAATATGGGTTATAGGGTTTTCTCAGCCGGGCAATATAAGATTCGTCAGAGAGATAAGAAGTATTATGTTTACTCCATAGAGAAGGACTCAAATGGTAACGTGAAGGAAACTTACATAGGTCCTTTAGACAAGATCGTAAAGTTTTACTGTGAGAAAGGGCTCGGGCCGGGATTTGAACCCGGGACTTCCGGGTCCACAGACCTCTAAAAGTCAGTATGGGAATCTCATTTATTGCAAGATAAATTAAAACTTAGAATAAATTGAATTTAACACAGTAATTTACGATAAAATATTATATATTTCAGCCTATTATAACTAATAAATAATATTTTCTCTTGAATATACTAGAGATATACAATTTATTCAACGCCGACAGAAGAGGAAGCATAGAATCAGCCGGACTTAAGGGAAAAACACTTCCTTGATAACACCCTTGCCCTACCCCTTTTACCTCTTGAACTACGCGATAACTCAAGCCTTTCAATTCGCAAAACTTCCGCAACTTAACCCTTCTCCAAGAACTAACAAAAAACCAAACATTCAAGAGAAAATAAGAAAGAAGAACGAGAACCAATTCCTTCCTAACATCACAACTCCTACTCCTAATCCTAAACTCCTCCAAAGAACGAAAAGCAGTCTCAACACCCCA from Sulfolobus sp. S-194 encodes the following:
- a CDS encoding ACT domain-containing protein, whose translation is MENAIIIVVGADKPGIVAGIASKLAENNANIIDISQTVIRGIFAMIMVVDISRCKVPLDELRKQLQEKGKELGVEVHTYHEKVFRYMERI
- a CDS encoding putative integrase, with protein sequence MLKSYIKINWHSLNMGYRVFSAGQYKIRQRDKKYYVYSIEKDSNGNVKETYIGPLDKIVKFYCEKGLGPGFEPGTSGSTDL
- the glmM gene encoding phosphoglucosamine mutase, yielding MGKLFGTDGVRGVVNKELTPELVLKLSKAIGTFFGKNSKILVGRDVRAGGDMLLKIVEGGLLSVGAEVYDGGMAPTPALQYAVKTLGYDGGIIITASHNPAPYNGIKVVDKDGIEIRREKENQIEDLFFTERFNTVEWSSLTIEVKREDRVISTYVNGILSHVDVEKIKKKNYKVLIDPANSVGALSTPLVARALGCKIYTINGNLDPLFSARQPEPTFDSLKETAEVVKTLKVDLGVAHDGDADRAIFIDSEGRVQWGDRSGTLLSYWASVKNPRVIKKIVTAVSSSSLVEEYLSKYNIQVEWTKVGSVDIAHKVADENALAGFEENGGFMYPPHQYVRDGAMSFALMLELIANENVSSAELFDRLPKYYLVKTKVDLKPGMVVEGIYKKILEVYSASTVKAITIDGVKIIGKDFWFLVRKSGTEPIIRIMAEAKDENVANNLVNELKKIVEGK
- a CDS encoding DUF2153 domain-containing protein, with product MESGYLSNLDEWIKMQKNLLETLKELEKKYEAGDTDRLDLILATRVAFQHIMRTVKAFDQWLQDPQIIKHMPKEMLEDVMRTTWNILETLLELDIRHTSQFRELVVKLSKEGKLDPLIWNRPLNEEQQTTQNRRGTFMTM
- a CDS encoding MFS transporter — encoded protein: MKDKIIFSVNIIRFSSLTAIWTYTGIALYDFYHLSSLLVIIYYSLGYPILVISYILAGYLADSIGTKNTIVVSLFLTSIVLFLGFFLTNGVCGIIILSIQAFLNSLYITSSSTATGNLSSPSVKDLLLSFSRFRAGINLGWVIGPIIGGLLYYYLGWNFILLLGSLGNLISIPIVYKLNIKENTNNGSHREYFIKPSKYLMEIILVQFIFAFVASQILFGFTVYSTNILKIPSLLIGYFISLNSLLSALFQEPIGRYMAKLNLSHLKYLYVLGSFVFSMSYLSIFYLGNIIGLTLFIIFISLGEIILNPIILSISYIVSYKYHSKEIGMAMGFTRMAEGLGRAFSTSVTAYLFSIHDYEVSFTLLSLIGIIGLIVNRVVYTSLENLI
- a CDS encoding PFL family protein gives rise to the protein MKYSAEEIIEVYQMLNEEDLDIRSVTLSINTLFAVSADLDKSLKKLEEINNFIEKFSKVVDEVGSKYGIRIVTKRVSVSPIQFFLEVLDEKDGIELAKYLDRMAERNNIDYISGYSAFADKGFTRGSLRVLKTLTESLNNTKRLTGMVNAASTMSGMNIDAIKIFVDRIFEMPPESSSRTAIMSNVPPDSPFVPSAHHGLGMPEATINVAVSGPGVIKASIERSKPKTLQELHDIIKRAAFKITRLGELIGKTVAESMGINFTTVDLSLAPSPKVGDSVAEIIETMGIEKIGGHGSLAALAILMDAVKKGGAMATSSVGGLSSAFIPVSEDAVMSERSLEGYVDFYTLIALSSVCNSGIDMVGVSKSQGKDKVIGLISDILALGISLNKILGARIIPIDSPPGSYIDLGGLLGKIVVMKLKDVDVSKFTSYKGFIPSTVKRLELG
- a CDS encoding Trm112 family protein; its protein translation is MKYRLLDLLACPICKHFPLKYYVFSTRTVERSIGDEKKPLCELYCSYKNQFIKDMKEPTPCEECIKYEIVDGLLYCPNCKRWYPIIDEIPRMLPDKLRRKDEDLSFMKKYKNNIPKEILEEGVPFNLKSEQS